A portion of the Rahnella variigena genome contains these proteins:
- a CDS encoding phage head closure protein gives MTTGLEAGRLTEQITLQVINISTGPLGEPLPDVPVDVAKVWAAVEMKSNRKIRTLDQQQVVETWHFTIRSGRAVSIDWKVKWKDASYTVVSVDHSLKDRLILKAERDTRHD, from the coding sequence ATGACAACGGGTCTCGAAGCCGGCAGGCTCACTGAACAGATAACGCTTCAAGTCATAAATATATCGACGGGTCCCCTTGGCGAGCCTTTGCCAGACGTTCCTGTCGATGTTGCAAAAGTCTGGGCGGCAGTTGAAATGAAATCAAACAGAAAGATCAGGACGTTGGACCAGCAACAGGTTGTCGAAACCTGGCATTTCACCATCAGGTCCGGGCGCGCCGTGAGTATCGACTGGAAGGTGAAGTGGAAGGACGCAAGCTACACCGTTGTGTCGGTTGACCACAGCCTGAAAGACCGGCTGATCCTCAAGGCTGAGAGAGATACACGCCATGATTGA